Below is a genomic region from Arcanobacterium haemolyticum DSM 20595.
GCGGACTTCGCCCAGGGTCCAATCCGCCACACCAACAGCAACGCTAGCGCTGGTATCAATTGTGAGATAAGTAGTCATGTTCTTATTCCTTTGTTGAGGTTTCACTGGCAGTATCAGATTGTTGGGGATGAATAAGGAGGCGGGCACGAGCAAACGGGTCCCAGCGATTCTGGCCTCGAGTGTGCGTTACAGGATCCGCATGCTGTACCGCAGTCCGGTTTTGATCCCATCGCAGCCACGCCACAGAAAAGACGGACAGGGCCGCCAACGCTGCCACGATAACCACAACCTGACCTGTCGTAGTCGTTTTTTGTGCTACGGCCGGCCGCAATGGCGTTGCTGGAACGCTTTTTCCGGATTTTTCAGCGGCTATCACGCCATCTCGTTGGGTCATAAACGTGGAAAACGGGATTGCCCCTAGCACGAAGTTAGATCCGGCTCTATCGCCCGGTTCGATCAGTCCATCGCGAAACACAAACCACGCATCAAGTTCAGAATCATAAATGAGCTTCTGCGTATCACTTCGTGCCGCTGAAGCTTCAGTAGCTAGCCGCACATCAGCCACAATCTTCGCGTGAGCCCGCCGAGTGGCAGAACCGCCATCGGTTGTCACAATTCCAACAGCAGAGGTTTCTTTAAAAATCGGCGCAATCCATTTATCCGAATCAGGAAAAGCCGCGTCCGGTTTCCCAGAGGATCTTTTATCACTCACCACGATCGCTACCCGGTGTGGAACGCCAAGGGTAAGCATCGAAGGATCATCGACAACGTCACTATCAAAAACGTCCCCTGCCTGCGCCCGCACCAGATCAACGCCTTCTTTGGCGAACCACTCCTGCACGTCCTCAGTGCCCCCGGTGGTAGCATTGGCTACCACCGGAAACGCAAGCACGCCAATCGCGCAACAGAGCCCGATCAGCACAGCAACGATCCGCCGCGCAGATGCCATCATTCGGCGTCGCTTTCCCACGTCGCCCCTGGAACTGCCTCAGCAAGCACCTGCTGGAATTCTGCCCCACGCGGCCCGTAGGCGTGAACCTTGATCACGCGCGGAGCGTCTTCATACAAATCTTCGGGTTCCAGCCCCGCATCGGAGCCTTCTGGCCGTTCGATCATGAGTTCGAGGCGATCTTCGGAGAGCACTTCCACCTTGCCGGCACCCCATTCCACAACGGTAAGGGATTCTTCCAGCGAGGCATCCAGATCGAGCGCATCGAGTTCTTCGATGGAGTTGAGCCGGTAGGCATCCACGTGCACTAGATCCAGGCGTTCTCCGCGGTGAATTTGTGCGATCACGAACGTTGGGGAGGAGACGGCGCCTTTGACGCCGAGCCCACGTGCGATTCCTTGAGTCATGGTTGTTTTTCCGGCACCGAGTGGCCCGGTGAGCATCACAAGATCGCCGGGTTTGGCATTGTCTGCAATCACGGAGCCGATGCGCTGAATATCTGCGACTGTGGGTGCGTTCAGAGAGAGGATCATTGCCTGTTCCTTTGTGTGATGGATGGGCCGGTTATTCTACGGGGATTCGTGGAATTCGGGGGCCGAGGTTACAGAAAATTTCGTAGTTAATTGTATCCGTCTTTTCGGCCCAGTTATCGGCTGTCAGGTAGCCTTTATGTTCTGGGCCAAACAGGACCGCGGTATCGCCTGCGTGTGCGTGGGGCGCGTTTACCACAAATTGATCCATACAGACCACGCCGCATATGGGGGCTTGATCCCCGTTGAGGGTAACGGAGAGTGCGTTTGAGGCCCTGCGCGATATTCCATCCGCGTAACCTACGGGTACAACCGCGAGTCTGGTTGGTTCGTCCGTAATATGGGTGTGCCCGTAGGAGATTC
It encodes:
- the tsaE gene encoding tRNA (adenosine(37)-N6)-threonylcarbamoyltransferase complex ATPase subunit type 1 TsaE, producing MILSLNAPTVADIQRIGSVIADNAKPGDLVMLTGPLGAGKTTMTQGIARGLGVKGAVSSPTFVIAQIHRGERLDLVHVDAYRLNSIEELDALDLDASLEESLTVVEWGAGKVEVLSEDRLELMIERPEGSDAGLEPEDLYEDAPRVIKVHAYGPRGAEFQQVLAEAVPGATWESDAE